From the genome of Triticum aestivum cultivar Chinese Spring chromosome 3B, IWGSC CS RefSeq v2.1, whole genome shotgun sequence, one region includes:
- the LOC123071630 gene encoding NAC domain-containing protein 2: MASPPLPGSSSFYSSEDELASLPYPSFEWGGAGRRVSPYHPPPPQTLAHGVAAASLLPPRASPTSPPPIASPPPPPEPAPGFAFCPTDSELVSFYLRPRISGQPLPDAAKQFFHEADVYATDPASLVSGRLPGPARAQGESKNWYFFSLVKPKSAQNSRKSRTVGGGKGTWKQERGNDVVDAEGHAVGRFEKFTYTPNPKEDKKPPEWLMMEFSVGQEDGGQPRPVLCLCKIYQSPRFLKSASKNSASARKRKTPDDGPRLSPSSLHASAPKKSKPPMDESSAARRQLLFPSLLPPSNLPPPVPSPPPSAPNPVVELEDDLAKILADPEMNWSWEELSAPLPCSMTAVAPALLGSCHGSQCA; this comes from the coding sequence ATGGCGTCGCCGCCGCTCCCCGGCTCTTCCTCCTTCTACTCAAGCGAGGACGAGCTCGCCTCCCTCCCGTACCCGTCGTTCGAATGGGGGGGAGCTGGTCGCCGCGTCTCTCCGTACCACCCGCCACCGCCGCAAACCCTAGCCCAtggcgtcgccgccgcctccctcctgccCCCCCGCGCGTCACCCACCTCGCCTCCGCccatcgcctcgccgccgcctcctcctgagcccgcgccCGGCTTTGCCTTCTGCCCGACCGACAGCGAGCTCGTCTCCTTCTACCTCCGCCCAAGAATCTCCGGCCAGCCCCTCCCGGACGCCGCCAAGCAGTTCTTCCACGAGGCAGACGTATACGCCACAGATCCGGCTTCCCTCGTCTCCGGCCGCCTGCCAGGACCGGCGAGGGCTCAAGGGGAGAGCAAGAACTGGTACTTCTTCAGCCTCGTGAAGCCCAAGAGCGCCCAGAATAGCCGCAAGTCTCGGACCGTCGGAGGAGGCAAGGGCACATGGAAACAAGAGCGAGGGAATGACGTCGTCGACGCCGAGGGCCACGCCGTCGGCCGCTTCGAGAAGTTCACCTACACACCCAATCCCAAGGAAGACAAGAAGCCGCCGGAGTGGCTCATGATGGAGTTCAGCGTCGGTCAGGAAGACGGCGGCCAGCCGAGGCCGGTTCTTTGCCTCTGCAAGATCTACCAGAGCCCGCGATTCCTCAAGTCCGCCTCCAAGAACTCCGCGTCCGCGCGCAAGAGGAAGACGCCGGACGACGGCCCTCGGCTTTCTCCGTCATCTCTGCACGCGTCTGCGCCCAAGAAGAGCAAGCCCCCCATGGACGAATCATCCGCAGCCAGGCGGCAGCTCCTGTTTCCGTCGTTGCTTCCTCCATCAAATCTGCCGCCGCCCGTGCCTTCGCCCCCTCCTTCCGCACCAAATCCCGTGGTGGAACTGGAAGACGACTTGGCGAAGATTCTTGCGGACCCAGAGATGAACTGGTCCTGGGAAGAGCTATCTGCGCCCTTGCCCTGCTCAATGACGGCAGTGGCACCGGCCCTGCTGGGATCCTGCCATGGAAGTCAGTGCGCCTAA